From one Pseudoliparis swirei isolate HS2019 ecotype Mariana Trench chromosome 5, NWPU_hadal_v1, whole genome shotgun sequence genomic stretch:
- the LOC130193486 gene encoding uncharacterized protein LOC130193486 — MSAEQISTSILITFYRAFSDHYPLTAGSFSEDSEEWTEEEEPLSPAPEPEYPALSPGHTRTRSMPDEGNKELSVNHAHSRSDIIADSPDVQARHEALHKLATFFHSPKPEEPAAAGHAEPETSSVLVKEEEVPIRTEPETSPVLVKEEEEVPLPADTSTQDFDLKDLIILPPPDLYADFTDE, encoded by the exons ATGTCCGCCGAACAAATCTCGACTAGCATTCTGATAACCTTCTACAGGGC GTTCTCTGACCACTATCCCCTCACGGCGGGAAGTT TCTCTGAGGACAGCGAGGAGtggaccgaggaggaggagcctctgtcTCCCGCCCCCGAACCTGAATACCCGGCGCTTTCCCC CGGTCACACCCGGACGCGCTCCATGCCGGACGAGG GAAACAAAGAACTGAGCGTGAACCATGCTCACAGTCGCAGTGACATCATCGCAGACAGCCCAGACGTCCA AGCGAGGCATGAAGCGCTTCATAAGTTGGCAACATTCTTCCACTCACCGAAACCAGAGGAGCCAGCTGCTGCCGG CCACGCTGAACCAGAAACAA GTTCTGTTCTCGTGAAGGAGGAAGAAGTTCCAAT ACGCACTGAACCAGAGACAA GTCCTGTTCTcgtgaaggaggaagaagaagttccTCT GCCTGCAGATACTTCAACGCAGGATTTCGATCTCAAGGACTTGATTATTTTACCTCCTCCCGACCTCTACGCCGACTTCACCGATGAGTAA